The Accipiter gentilis chromosome 7, bAccGen1.1, whole genome shotgun sequence genome includes a region encoding these proteins:
- the LOC126040565 gene encoding methanethiol oxidase-like: MPNLKDELHSSGWSAACPCFDNTTTKRNKLILPCLISSRIYVVDVGSQCRAPKLCKMIEPVDVFWKCNKGYLNIPRSLPNGDILIANTGDPSGNSKGGFIVLDGETFELKGNWENECDSPPSGYDFCYKPCHNVLVSSAGVVPKCVGYGFSPDDFKKGVFGRRLNVWNLSCRSLIQCFDLGEDSLPLSVKFLHNPDAAEGYVSCALSGIVYRFYKCEANNWAVEEVIRIPAKDVTGWIMPKMPAFTVDLIISMDDKYLYLSNWLHGDIRQYELSKTCKPRLVGQVFVGGSILRGGPVAVCRDEELKCQPEPLVIKCKRVYGGPSKMQLSVDGKRLYVTNSLYSTWDKQFYPNLVKEGSVMLQIDVDTEKGGLTVNKNFLVDFGKEPNGPCLAHDIHFPCGDSTTDVLA; encoded by the exons ATGCCCAACCTCAAAGACGAGCTGCATTCCTCGGGGTGGAGCGCTGCCTGCCCCTGCTTTGACAATACCACAACGAAAAGGAACAAGCTGATTCTTCCCTGTTTGATTTCTTCCCGCATTTACGTGGTGGATGTGGGTTCACAGTGCCGGGCTCCCAAGCTGTGTAAG ATGATTGAGCCAGTGGATGTCTTCTGGAAGTGCAACAAGGGTTACCTCAATATACCTCGCAGCCTGCCTAATGGCGATATTCTGATTGCCAACACAGGAGATCCATCTGGCAATTCAAAAG GTGGATTTATTGTGCTGGATGGAGAGACCTTTGAGCTGAAGGGGAACTGGGAAAATGAGTGTGACAGCCCACCGAGTGGATATGACTTCTGCTACAAGCCATGCCACAATGTTCTGGTCAGCTCTGCCGGAGTAGTCCCAAAATGTGTGGGGTATGGATTCAGTCCTGATGACTTCAAGAAAG ggGTCTTTGGGCGCCGCCTGAACGTGTGGAACTTGTCCTGCCGCAGCCTCATCCAGTGCTTTGACCTGGGGGAGGACTCTCTGCCCCTGAGCGTTAAATTTCTCCACAACCCCGATGCTGCCGAGGGATATGTCAGCTGTGCCCTGAGTGGCATCGTCTACCGCTTCTACAAGTGCGAGGCAA ACAACTGGGCAGTGGAGGAGGTGATTCGGATACCGGCCAAGGACGTGACGGGATGGATTATGCCCAAGATGCCAG CATTCACAGTGGACCTCATCATCTCAATGGATGACAAGTACCTCTATCTCAGCAACTGGCTGCATGGAGACATCCGCCAGTATGAGCTCTCCAAAACCTGCAAGCCCAGGCTGGTGGGACAG GTGTTTGTGGGAGGCAGTATCCTCAGAGGTGGACCTGTGGCTGTGTGTAGAGACGAAGAGCTGAAGTGCCAGCCAGAGCCCTTGGTGATCAAG TGCAAGAGAGTGTACGGCGGCCCTAGTAAAATGCAGCTCAGCGTGGATGGCAAGAGGCTGTACGTCACCAACTCCTTATACAGCACGTGGGACAAGCAGTTCTACCCGAACTTGGTCAA GGAAGGCTCTGTCATGCTGCAGATTGATGTGGACACTGAGAAAGGCGGCCTGACCGTGAACAAGAACTTCCTGGTGGATTTTGGAAAGGAACCCAATGGGCCTTGCCTTGCCCATGACATCCACTTCCCTTGTGGGGATTCCACCACCGATGTCTTGGCCTAG
- the LOC126040566 gene encoding methanethiol oxidase-like gives MPNLKDELHSSGWSAACPCFDNTTTKRNKLILPCLISSRIYVVDVGSQCRAPKLCKMIEPVDVFWKCNKGYLNIPRSLPNGDILIANIGDPSGNSKGGFIVLDGETFELKGNWENECDSPPSGYDFCYKPCHNVLVSSAGVVPKRSGYGFSPDDFKKGVFGRRLNVWNLSCRSLIQCFDLGEDSLPLSVKFLHNPDAAEGYVSCALSGIVYRFYKCEANNWAVEEVIRIPAKDVTGWIMPKMPAFTVDLIISMDDKYLYLSNWLHGDIRQYELSKTCKPRLVGQVFVGGSILRGGPVAVCRDEELKCQPEPLVIKCKRVYGGPSKMQLSVDGKRLYVTNSLYSTWDKQFYPNLVKEGSVMLQIDVDTEKGGLTVNKNFLVDFGKEPNGPCLAHDIHFPCGDSTTDVLA, from the exons ATGCCCAACCTCAAAGACGAGCTGCATTCCTCGGGGTGGAGCGCTGCCTGCCCCTGCTTTGACAATACCACAACGAAAAGGAACAAGCTGATTCTTCCCTGTTTGATTTCTTCCCGCATTTACGTGGTGGATGTGGGTTCACAGTGCCGGGCTCCCAAGCTGTGTAAG ATGATTGAGCCAGTGGATGTCTTCTGGAAGTGCAACAAGGGTTACCTCAATATACCTCGCAGCCTGCCTAATGGCGATATTCTGATTGCCAACATAGGAGATCCATCTGGCAATTCAAAAG GTGGATTTATTGTGCTGGATGGAGAGACCTTTGAGCTGAAGGGGAACTGGGAAAATGAGTGTGACAGCCCACCGAGTGGATACGACTTCTGCTACAAGCCATGCCACAATGTTCTGGTCAGCTCTGCCGGAGTAGTCCCAAAACGTTCGGGATATGGATTCAGTCCCGATGACTTCAAGAAAG ggGTCTTTGGGCGCCGCCTGAACGTGTGGAACTTGTCCTGCCGCAGCCTCATCCAGTGCTTTGACCTGGGGGAGGACTCTCTGCCCCTGAGCGTTAAATTTCTCCACAACCCCGATGCTGCCGAGGGATATGTCAGCTGTGCCCTGAGTGGCATCGTCTACCGCTTCTACAAGTGCGAGGCAA ACAACTGGGCAGTGGAGGAGGTGATTCGGATACCGGCCAAGGACGTGACGGGATGGATTATGCCCAAGATGCCAG CATTCACAGTGGACCTCATCATCTCAATGGATGACAAGTACCTCTATCTCAGCAACTGGCTGCATGGAGACATCCGCCAGTATGAGCTCTCCAAAACCTGCAAGCCCAGGCTGGTGGGACAG GTGTTTGTGGGAGGCAGTATCCTCAGAGGTGGACCTGTGGCTGTGTGTAGAGACGAAGAGCTGAAGTGCCAGCCAGAGCCCTTGGTGATCAAG TGCAAGAGAGTGTACGGCGGCCCTAGTAAAATGCAGCTCAGCGTGGATGGCAAGAGGCTGTACGTCACCAACTCCTTATACAGCACGTGGGACAAGCAGTTCTACCCGAACTTGGTCAA GGAAGGCTCTGTCATGCTGCAGATTGATGTGGACACTGAGAAAGGCGGCCTGACCGTGAACAAGAACTTCCTGGTGGATTTTGGAAAGGAACCCAATGGGCCTTGCCTTGCCCATGACATCCACTTCCCTTGTGGGGATTCCACCACCGATGTCTTGGCCTAG